The Synergistes jonesii genome has a segment encoding these proteins:
- a CDS encoding prevent-host-death protein, which yields MMVNTDTLISITEANQNFSKVTRMVEQKGAAVILKNNVPRYLVIEFSQAERSAEAADEDVMSISKRLIEQNREAYKVLAK from the coding sequence ATGATGGTAAACACAGACACCCTCATATCAATAACCGAAGCGAACCAAAACTTCTCCAAAGTAACAAGAATGGTGGAGCAAAAAGGGGCTGCCGTCATCTTAAAAAACAACGTACCCAGATATCTGGTCATTGAGTTCAGCCAAGCGGAACGGAGCGCCGAAGCCGCCGACGAAGATGTCATGAGCATATCGAAACGCCTCATAGAACAAAATCGCGAAGCATACAAGGTATTGGCTAAGTGA